The genomic DNA GCGGCAAATCGATATCCACCGCAAAGAAATCTATTTGGCGATTCAGGATGAGAATGCGGAAGCCTCACAAAGTACCGGTCTGATGAGTCAATTATTAAAGCAACGGACGGATACATGACTAGGACAGGACAGACTTCAATGTCGGTCCTGTTTTTTCGTTCAACAAAAAAATGCTCATTTCTTTTGAATCGTGTATAGTAATGTAGAGAAAAGAAACCTTTTTGACTAAAGAGGGAGTGTAATGGATGAATGAGACGAAGCAGCTGAAGAAAGATGCGAATCGTGTATTAAAAGCGACGAGCCGGACCTTTTATATACCGATCAGCCGTCTGTCACAGGAATTACAGGAAGCCGTCGGAGCTGCTTACTTATGTATGCGGGCGATCGATGAAATCGAAGATCACGAGGAATTGCCGACCGGGGTCAAGACGACATTACTGCGGGAAACGGCGTTGATGATGCGGGGAACATTCGACGCGCATGCGTACCGGACGATGATTGCCCCTTATGCGGATCAGTTACCGGAAGTGACGCTACGCTTGTCAGAATGGATTGCGTATTGTCCGGTTGGTATTCGGACGAAAGTCTTGGAATCAACGGCCGAGATGGCAGAAGGCATGGCCACTTGGGCAGAGCGGGACTGGACGGTCAAAACGGCGGCAGACCTTGACGAGTACACGTATTACGTCGCAGGACTGGTCGGTGTCATGTTATCCGACATCTGGTACTGGAAAGCTGGTATCGTGACGGACAAGCAACAGGCAATCGGATTCGGACGGGGACTGCAGGCCGTCAACATCCTGCGTAATCAACAGGAAGACGCAGAACGTGGTGTCGGATATTTCCCGCCCGGTTGGACGACGGAGACGATGTTCGAGTATGCCCGCGAGAATCTGGCGGAAGCCGATGCGTACCTCGCATCGATTCCGAAACAGACGACTATTTATGAGTTCTGTAAGATTCCGCTTGCGCTTGCTCACGGAACGCTTGATGCACTCGCACGCGGGAAAGAAAAACTCAGCCGCCCGGAAGTCTTGAAGATTGTCGGCAGTGCCGTGTTAAAACGCTAAGTATATAAAAACAGGAGACTTTTGTTCTTAGGAACAAAGGTCTCCTGTCGGTTTAACGGATATCTTCGAGATAAGATAAGACTTTTTCTTCATAGGCTTTCCGGTCATGTTTGTACGACTGGACGTGTCCGCCGTTTTCCGTCACGTATAACTCGGAACGCGGCGCTGCTTTTTGCAACCGCATGCTCTCGGTGACCGGAATCGCGTCATCGTCTTTCCCGTGAATCATCAAAATCGGGTAATCGATCCGACGAATGGCTTCGATCGGTTGAACCCGTTCCGGATTCAATCCCGTCAAAGGCGGGGTGACTTGTAAGATGACCGGCGTGAACGGGAAGTTCGGCAATCCACTCCAAACCGGCAGATTCGTCTCGAGATAGTTCTTGAGGTCACTGAACGGACTGTCGGCGATGACACCGGCGACTTCGGCTTTTGGTGCCGTGACGAGAGACGTTGCAGCTCCCATCGAGATGCCATAGAGGACAACCGGTTCCGATGCGCGGGACTTCGCATAATTAACGGCCGTCAGCAAATCATCCTGTTCCTTCGCTCCGACGGTGACCCGTTTACCTTCGGATTCACCAGAACCGCGGAAATCAAATGTCAGGACGTTGTACCCGGCCTGGTGGAATTTCTTGAACAACGGAAGGATCGGGACATCATTTT from Exiguobacterium sibiricum 7-3 includes the following:
- the csrA gene encoding carbon storage regulator CsrA, whose protein sequence is MLVLKRKTGEAIQIGDDIELTILAIEGDQVKLGINAPRQIDIHRKEIYLAIQDENAEASQSTGLMSQLLKQRTDT
- a CDS encoding squalene/phytoene synthase family protein translates to MNETKQLKKDANRVLKATSRTFYIPISRLSQELQEAVGAAYLCMRAIDEIEDHEELPTGVKTTLLRETALMMRGTFDAHAYRTMIAPYADQLPEVTLRLSEWIAYCPVGIRTKVLESTAEMAEGMATWAERDWTVKTAADLDEYTYYVAGLVGVMLSDIWYWKAGIVTDKQQAIGFGRGLQAVNILRNQQEDAERGVGYFPPGWTTETMFEYARENLAEADAYLASIPKQTTIYEFCKIPLALAHGTLDALARGKEKLSRPEVLKIVGSAVLKR
- a CDS encoding alpha/beta hydrolase — protein: MSFLKKHRKKLIAGLIVLIVLVLIAIVGISAYVGSSLTEPPRESLTTNPKKAEGLVYENVSFRSYKDRTRLSGWWIPSEDAKLTIVFAHGYGKNREQNDVPILPLFKKFHQAGYNVLTFDFRGSGESEGKRVTVGAKEQDDLLTAVNYAKSRASEPVVLYGISMGAATSLVTAPKAEVAGVIADSPFSDLKNYLETNLPVWSGLPNFPFTPVILQVTPPLTGLNPERVQPIEAIRRIDYPILMIHGKDDDAIPVTESMRLQKAAPRSELYVTENGGHVQSYKHDRKAYEEKVLSYLEDIR